The following proteins are encoded in a genomic region of Streptomyces sp. SLBN-31:
- a CDS encoding ricin-type beta-trefoil lectin domain protein, with amino-acid sequence MPTTTPGTRRLRPLPPLPSLRRILALVFSTVLLTAAAPLLFLGTAQPAAALGNGLAPTPQMGFNDWNAYGCNVSESLIKSTAQAMHTNGMQAAGYTYVNIDDCWMTHNRDSGGHLVPDPAKFPDGIKGTADYVHSLGLKLGIYEDAGTATCAGYPGSLGHETTDAQSFASWGVDYLKYDNCNNNGVPARTRYTTMRDALAATGRPILYSLCNWGQENVWTWGASVGNSWRTTGDISPTYSSMLSIFHSNVGLASYAGPGHWNDPDMLEIGNGSMTATENRSEFSLWAEMAAPLIAGTNIPQASASTLSVLTNSRVIAVDQDPLGKQGTLVSSSGGLDVLAKPLANGDVSVALFNETGSTATITTTAAAIGKTGATSYTLTDLWSGATSTTSGTISASVPAHGTVMYRVAGGTGGGTTAVTGPLHAVGSGKCLDVPNSTTTAGTRVEIWTCNGGANQTWTHTASDQLTVYSGSGQLCLDAYDNQTTPGTKVEIWQCNGQSNQQWSLNSDGTVTGRQSGLCLGVAAGATADGALTELQTCNGSSSQRWTLG; translated from the coding sequence GCACGGCGCAGCCCGCCGCCGCGCTCGGCAACGGGCTCGCGCCCACCCCGCAGATGGGCTTCAACGACTGGAACGCGTACGGCTGCAATGTCTCCGAGTCGCTGATCAAGTCCACCGCCCAGGCGATGCACACCAACGGCATGCAGGCGGCGGGTTACACGTACGTCAACATCGACGACTGCTGGATGACCCACAACCGGGACTCCGGCGGACACCTGGTGCCGGACCCGGCCAAGTTCCCCGACGGCATCAAGGGCACCGCCGACTACGTCCACTCGCTGGGGCTGAAGCTGGGCATCTACGAGGACGCGGGCACCGCGACCTGCGCGGGATACCCGGGCAGCCTCGGACACGAGACCACGGACGCGCAGTCCTTCGCGTCGTGGGGCGTGGACTACCTCAAGTACGACAACTGCAACAACAACGGCGTCCCCGCGCGCACCCGCTACACCACGATGCGGGACGCCCTGGCGGCCACCGGGCGGCCGATCCTGTACAGCCTGTGCAACTGGGGCCAGGAGAACGTGTGGACCTGGGGTGCGAGCGTGGGAAACAGCTGGCGCACCACCGGAGACATCAGCCCCACGTACTCCAGCATGCTGTCGATCTTCCACAGCAACGTCGGACTGGCCTCCTACGCCGGACCGGGCCACTGGAACGACCCGGACATGCTGGAGATCGGCAACGGCTCGATGACGGCCACCGAGAACCGCAGTGAGTTCAGTCTGTGGGCGGAGATGGCCGCACCGCTGATCGCCGGCACCAACATCCCGCAGGCCAGCGCCTCCACCCTGTCCGTCCTCACCAACTCCCGCGTGATCGCGGTCGACCAGGACCCCCTCGGCAAGCAGGGCACCCTCGTGTCCTCCTCGGGCGGCCTGGACGTGCTGGCCAAGCCGCTGGCCAACGGGGACGTGTCGGTGGCCCTGTTCAACGAGACGGGCTCCACGGCGACCATCACCACCACCGCGGCCGCCATCGGCAAGACCGGGGCGACCTCCTACACCCTCACCGACCTGTGGTCGGGCGCCACCTCGACCACCTCCGGCACCATCAGCGCCTCGGTGCCGGCCCACGGCACCGTGATGTACCGGGTCGCGGGCGGCACCGGCGGCGGTACGACCGCTGTGACCGGCCCACTGCACGCCGTCGGTTCGGGCAAGTGCCTGGACGTACCGAACTCGACCACCACCGCGGGCACCCGGGTGGAGATCTGGACCTGCAACGGCGGCGCCAACCAGACCTGGACGCACACCGCCTCCGACCAGCTCACCGTCTACTCGGGCAGCGGTCAGCTGTGCCTGGACGCCTACGACAACCAGACCACGCCGGGCACGAAGGTGGAGATCTGGCAGTGCAACGGCCAGAGCAACCAGCAGTGGTCGCTGAATTCCGACGGCACGGTCACCGGCCGCCAGTCCGGCCTGTGCCTGGGCGTCGCCGCGGGCGCCACGGCCGACGGAGCCCTCACGGAGCTCCAGACGTGCAACGGGAGCAGCAGCCAGCGATGGACGCTGGGCTGA
- a CDS encoding arabinofuranosidase catalytic domain-containing protein — protein MALAALGTPAFATSPRAGTSTAVHASAPAAAGSSLPCDIYAAGGTPCVTAHSTTRALFTAYNGPLYQIQRSSDHAYRDIGVLAAGGYADAASQVSFCAGTSCTITKIYDQTSRHNDLPISWGGYWKGPGPNGSDVGADAMALPVTAAGHQVFGVKVTPGVGYRLDHASGVATGSQPEGIYMVTSSNYTNQWCCFDYGSGENTHTDTGNATMNAIYWGNACWFGGCTGSGPWVEADLENGMFHTNTGSNKDPNNQGVHYPFVSAWLKNNGTTNFTLKYGNGASGGLTTTFSGPLPNGYSPMKVDSSVLLGTGGDNSPSGQGEFFEGAMTAGYPSDATENAVQASITAAGYGTGSGGGGTPGPLRAVGAGKCLEVPGGSTTPGTQTQIRACTGAANQTWSQTASHELTVTVGGSRLCLDASGQGTSPGIKVITWTCNGQSNQQWTPNANGTITSTPSGLCLDVTGAATADGTPVQLWACNGRSNQQWTRN, from the coding sequence ATGGCCCTGGCCGCACTGGGCACGCCGGCGTTCGCCACGTCCCCACGGGCCGGCACGAGTACGGCCGTCCACGCCTCGGCCCCTGCCGCCGCGGGCTCTTCCCTTCCCTGCGACATCTACGCCGCGGGCGGCACGCCGTGCGTGACGGCGCACTCCACGACCAGGGCGCTCTTCACGGCGTACAACGGGCCGCTGTACCAGATCCAGCGGTCCTCCGACCACGCCTACCGCGACATCGGGGTGCTCGCCGCCGGTGGATACGCCGATGCCGCGTCCCAGGTGTCGTTCTGCGCGGGCACGTCGTGCACGATCACGAAGATCTACGACCAGACCTCCCGGCACAACGACCTGCCGATCTCCTGGGGCGGTTACTGGAAGGGCCCCGGCCCCAACGGATCCGACGTGGGCGCGGACGCCATGGCCCTGCCGGTGACCGCGGCCGGACATCAGGTCTTCGGCGTGAAGGTCACCCCAGGTGTCGGCTACCGGCTCGACCACGCGAGCGGCGTGGCCACCGGCTCCCAGCCCGAAGGCATCTACATGGTGACCTCGTCGAACTACACCAACCAGTGGTGCTGCTTCGACTACGGCAGCGGCGAGAACACCCACACCGACACCGGCAACGCCACCATGAACGCCATCTACTGGGGCAACGCCTGCTGGTTCGGCGGCTGCACCGGCAGCGGTCCGTGGGTCGAGGCCGACCTGGAGAACGGCATGTTCCACACCAACACCGGCTCCAACAAGGACCCGAACAACCAGGGCGTGCACTATCCGTTCGTCAGCGCCTGGCTGAAGAACAACGGCACCACCAACTTCACCCTCAAATACGGCAACGGGGCGAGCGGGGGCCTGACCACCACCTTCTCCGGACCCTTGCCCAACGGCTACTCGCCGATGAAGGTGGACAGTTCGGTCCTGCTCGGCACCGGCGGTGACAACAGCCCATCGGGGCAGGGCGAGTTCTTCGAAGGCGCGATGACGGCGGGCTACCCCTCCGACGCCACCGAGAACGCCGTACAGGCCAGCATCACCGCCGCCGGCTACGGGACGGGCAGCGGTGGGGGAGGCACGCCGGGTCCGCTGCGTGCGGTGGGGGCGGGCAAATGCCTGGAGGTGCCGGGCGGTTCCACGACGCCGGGAACGCAGACGCAGATCCGTGCCTGCACCGGCGCGGCGAACCAGACCTGGTCCCAGACGGCCTCCCATGAGCTGACCGTCACCGTGGGCGGCAGCCGCCTGTGCCTGGATGCCTCGGGACAGGGCACCAGCCCCGGCATCAAGGTCATCACCTGGACCTGCAACGGCCAGTCCAACCAGCAGTGGACGCCCAACGCCAACGGCACGATCACCAGCACCCCGTCCGGTCTGTGCCTGGACGTCACCGGCGCCGCCACCGCCGACGGCACCCCCGTGCAGTTGTGGGCCTGCAACGGCCGGTCCAACCAGCAGTGGACGCGCAACTGA
- a CDS encoding alpha-L-fucosidase: MSAFRRLLRRLRASTAVLTGLVLAAGGLVGTAAAPARAATSITVDGTSGGRTFDGVGAISGGGGNSRLLIDYPEPQRGQILDYLFKPGYGASLQLLKAEIGGDTNSTSGAEPSHQHTRSDLNCDRGYEWWLMEQAKARNPSIKLYGLAWGAPGWIGGGNFWSTDMVNYLVSWLGCAKQHGLSIDYLGGWNERGYNVSWYEQLRSALNSNGYGSVKIVAADSDWGVANDVNSNPAFAAAVGVIGTHYPCGYRSAQSNCSVPSAATSSGRPLWASENGSDDYNGGATAMARGINRGYIDGRMTAYLNWPVVAAITPNLPYPTMGLALAPPARQRPTAPCWSCGPATAPATRPGPATDLRLADVERLRMTSSPHPISRRGLLAAAGAATAFGLLRFAPEAAATDGPASYTATWSSVDQHPPAPAWFQDAKFGIYYHWGAFSVPAFGNEWYPRNMYIGGSNENKHHIATYGDPSVWPYHNFIDGARDKAGNHVQFAPKPVSQGGSWDPEAWARLFKSAGARFAGPVAEHHDGFSMWNSRANPWNSVQHGPGLDLVALHAQAIRGQGLKFMASLHHAYHFNGFYDHVPSQSDPALRVLYGQQGSAAENKLWYDKLVEVIDGYRPDLLWQDFDLNLVQESYRLQFLAHYYNQAVAWNKDVVATYKDGLDNKGEVYDFERGGPAGLLTPYWLTDDSISSSSWCYTVGIGYYSTQALLHSLIDRVSKGGTMLLNIAPTADGTIPSGQQSILLAMGDWLGRFGEAVYGTRSWSSYGEGPTKMGGGSFSGPVAGKPQDIRFTRSQDNKVLYATALGWQGATMTVTTLNSGQINLSSLTGAQLLDNAAGRYVDLPAPTQDASGLHLAMPSSNPPFSALAYTVKLTFSGEIPVLGAPGGSTTWVKIANVTSGLVLDSGGNVASGSNLKQWNYDGSPNLQWRLIDLGNGYHRIMNRANGMAADSWGNSANGATARQAVWNGGTNQQWSLNSLGNNRYQIINRGTGTALDGSGSTTAGSTAVMWTPNASGNNAWTITGT; the protein is encoded by the coding sequence GTGTCAGCATTCAGACGGCTGCTGCGGCGCCTGCGTGCCTCGACGGCCGTGCTCACGGGCCTCGTCCTGGCCGCCGGCGGCCTCGTGGGAACGGCCGCCGCCCCGGCCCGGGCCGCCACCTCCATCACCGTCGACGGCACCTCGGGCGGCCGGACCTTCGACGGCGTCGGCGCGATCAGCGGCGGAGGCGGCAACAGCAGACTCCTGATCGACTATCCCGAACCTCAGCGCGGGCAGATCCTCGACTACCTCTTCAAGCCCGGCTACGGCGCCTCCCTGCAGCTCCTCAAGGCCGAGATCGGCGGAGACACCAACTCCACCTCGGGCGCCGAGCCGAGCCACCAGCACACCCGTTCCGACCTGAACTGCGACCGCGGCTACGAATGGTGGCTGATGGAGCAGGCCAAAGCCCGCAACCCGAGCATCAAGCTGTACGGGCTCGCCTGGGGCGCCCCGGGATGGATCGGCGGCGGGAACTTCTGGTCCACGGACATGGTCAACTACCTGGTCTCATGGCTGGGCTGCGCCAAACAGCACGGACTGTCCATCGACTACCTCGGCGGTTGGAACGAGCGCGGCTACAACGTCTCCTGGTACGAGCAACTGCGCAGCGCGCTCAACAGCAACGGGTACGGCAGCGTCAAGATCGTCGCGGCCGACTCGGACTGGGGCGTGGCGAACGACGTGAACTCCAACCCTGCGTTCGCCGCCGCGGTGGGCGTCATCGGCACGCACTACCCCTGCGGCTACCGCTCTGCCCAGTCCAACTGCTCGGTGCCGTCGGCCGCCACGTCGTCCGGCAGGCCCCTGTGGGCAAGCGAGAACGGCTCGGACGACTACAACGGGGGAGCGACGGCCATGGCCCGCGGGATCAACCGCGGATACATCGACGGCCGGATGACCGCTTATCTCAACTGGCCGGTGGTCGCGGCGATCACGCCCAACCTGCCGTATCCCACCATGGGCCTCGCCCTGGCCCCACCGGCGCGGCAACGGCCAACGGCACCCTGCTGGAGCTGTGGACCTGCAACGGCGCCGGCAACCAGACCTGGACCCGCAACTGACCTTCGTCTCGCAGACGTTGAGAGGCTCCGCATGACTTCCTCCCCCCACCCGATCAGCCGCCGCGGCCTGCTGGCGGCGGCCGGCGCGGCCACGGCCTTCGGCCTGCTGCGGTTCGCCCCCGAGGCAGCCGCGACCGACGGACCCGCGAGCTACACCGCGACCTGGTCCTCCGTCGACCAACACCCCCCGGCCCCGGCCTGGTTCCAGGACGCCAAGTTCGGCATCTACTACCACTGGGGCGCCTTCAGCGTCCCCGCGTTCGGTAACGAGTGGTATCCGCGCAACATGTACATCGGCGGCTCGAACGAGAACAAGCACCACATCGCCACCTACGGCGACCCCTCGGTGTGGCCGTACCACAACTTCATCGACGGCGCCCGCGACAAGGCGGGCAACCACGTCCAGTTCGCGCCCAAACCGGTGTCCCAGGGCGGCAGTTGGGATCCGGAGGCCTGGGCCCGTCTGTTCAAGTCGGCGGGTGCCCGGTTCGCCGGACCGGTCGCCGAGCACCACGACGGCTTCTCCATGTGGAACAGCCGCGCCAACCCGTGGAACTCCGTGCAGCACGGGCCCGGACTCGACCTCGTCGCCCTGCACGCGCAGGCCATCCGCGGGCAGGGCCTGAAGTTCATGGCCTCGCTGCACCACGCCTACCACTTCAACGGCTTCTACGACCACGTCCCGTCCCAGTCGGACCCCGCCCTGCGCGTCCTGTACGGACAGCAGGGCTCGGCGGCGGAGAACAAGCTCTGGTACGACAAGCTGGTCGAGGTCATCGACGGTTACCGCCCCGACCTGCTGTGGCAGGACTTCGACCTGAACCTGGTGCAGGAGTCCTACCGGCTGCAGTTCCTCGCGCACTACTACAACCAGGCGGTCGCCTGGAACAAGGACGTGGTCGCGACCTACAAGGACGGGCTCGACAACAAGGGCGAGGTCTACGACTTCGAGCGCGGCGGCCCGGCAGGACTGCTCACCCCGTACTGGCTGACGGACGACAGCATCTCCTCCTCCAGCTGGTGCTACACGGTGGGCATCGGCTACTACTCGACGCAGGCGCTGCTGCACTCGCTGATCGACCGGGTCAGCAAGGGCGGCACCATGCTGCTCAACATCGCTCCGACGGCCGACGGCACCATCCCCTCCGGGCAGCAGTCGATCCTGCTTGCCATGGGGGACTGGCTCGGCCGCTTCGGAGAGGCTGTCTACGGCACGCGTTCGTGGTCCAGTTACGGCGAGGGCCCCACCAAGATGGGCGGCGGCTCCTTCAGCGGACCGGTGGCCGGCAAACCACAGGACATCCGCTTCACCCGCAGCCAGGACAACAAGGTCCTCTACGCCACCGCGCTGGGCTGGCAGGGCGCGACGATGACCGTCACCACGCTGAACTCCGGCCAGATCAACCTCAGCAGCCTGACCGGCGCCCAACTGCTCGACAACGCCGCCGGCAGATATGTCGACCTGCCCGCCCCGACCCAGGACGCCTCCGGCCTGCACCTGGCCATGCCTTCGTCGAACCCGCCGTTCAGCGCCCTCGCCTACACCGTCAAGCTGACCTTCTCCGGCGAGATTCCCGTCCTCGGCGCACCGGGCGGCTCCACGACCTGGGTGAAGATCGCCAATGTGACCAGCGGGCTGGTGCTCGACAGCGGCGGCAACGTCGCCTCCGGCTCCAACCTCAAGCAGTGGAACTACGACGGCAGCCCCAACCTGCAGTGGCGGCTGATCGACCTCGGCAACGGCTACCACCGCATCATGAACCGCGCCAACGGCATGGCCGCCGACAGCTGGGGCAACTCCGCCAACGGCGCGACCGCCCGGCAGGCGGTCTGGAAC